In Toxoplasma gondii ME49 chromosome V, whole genome shotgun sequence, the DNA window GGCCGACAAAAGACTGTCTAGAGCGAGAAGAGTTGCACAGCGCACATGTTTTCCTCTCGGCTTttccgtgcatgcacagctgtTCCCGCTGACGAACTCGACTATTTTCTGGGAATTGAAATTCCTTGAGACTCTCGCTGTCCCCGCCCATCTGTTTCTCAATTTTCCCCcacttccttttctcctcttttcgttGTCCTCTGCAtccttcgttttccctttttctcgggAGGTTCAAAGGTGCGACAGACGATTCGCACACCCTCGTCCGACGTCCCCCCTTTGTAGACTGTTCTCAGCGTTTCGTCATCTTCTCTGACTTTTCTCTCACCATTTCCCCTTGAAAGTCGCGTAGAATACTGTCGAAGGCATGCTTCGCTTGAAATGAACAGGGAAACCATTCGTCGGAGGAATGGCATGGCTCCCCTGCCGATTTTGATGGAGGCATTTTCATTTTTTTCGGAggtcgctgaagaagaaatcaaTGCAGTAAGGCCTCGAAAGTCTTTTTTATGACAAGGAGGCGCACGCGTGTTTTTCGCCGCCTTCCGGTTTCGCCTTTCCGTTCTTCCCGatttttccccttctctgaCAGTTTGCATGCATCACGATGAGGTGCCCACTGGCGCCGCGGCGGCAACGCCGTCTGCCGAGAGACAGTTCctcttcggtgtctcttttccttcctcatcgaggatctctctccctgtcttcagccttttctccttcttttcgcaGGTCTCCTTGTCCCCGTTCCTCGCCTTGTCTAGCTTCTTCCgttcctccctctcgtctgttttcctctgcttcgccgaACGACTCTCGCCTGGCGTTGAAAAAGCCTCTTTCaccttcgttctcctccccttttgctttttctcgatACACGAGGGATCCCGAACTAAGACACTTAACCAGTACTTCTCGTGTACAGGCTCCATTGCCTCTGCGCCGTTGCGCTGCTcctgttgcttctctcgcttcttctccttgtctgtcttcttctcgcgcttcgtctgcttctctttctccttgctcgctcgcttctcttggttctcgttcctctcctttctgcggGGGGTCACgtcgaggcggcgagaggcCTCCTTgtgagaggagagcgagtgCCGGGTGCGGTGCAGCAGCTaactctttttcttcagccCCGCGGCCaagtcgtctttctccgtcgtctcccttttttccttctggaCTTggttgttcttcctctccggcGCATCGTGCGCGAGTTGCTGGCCCTCGCCTGCCGCTCCGCAGCGCCTTCGTCGCGCTCTTCCCCGGCCAACCGACAAGGACTCTCTGTTTCCCGGCTGCTTCGTCCGcgctttccttttccgcTCAGCCGTCTCCGCCGaccgcttctgcgtcttctttccagtCTCCGCGCCGCCTCCACAACAGCCACCAGGCTCGAGTTTTGCGCAGGCGGCATGtgtacagagacaaacaCCTGGACCATGTACCGACGGAGAGAGCGCGGCAACTGGCGGAGCAGCGGAGCGCCTTCGAGTTGCCCCGCGGGACAGGCGAACCTCTGCAAGGTGGCTCGCGCTTCCCCGGGGGCGTCATGGCTCCTCACTTGCGTGTCAaactcgagaaagaaaagttTCTGagggactgcatgcgcgagcaGGAGAACTTGGCGGCGCTCTTCACCGAGACTGAGAAGGAGACTCTCCTAGGTCGCCGTGGGGACAGCCGCGAGAGCCACGAAGAGGAACCTGCGACGCGCGAGGCCGAAAAACAGACGTctgagggaggaaagagcgacgaggcTGGGAAGGACGGAGGCAAGCAAGAAGACAAACAGGGCGCCGCACCCTTCGGCAGAAAACTGCAGGAACTGGAGAGCTTCGTAGGATCTGCTCTCAGAACCTACCGCCTCCTTAGACCACACGCCCTTCCCTTCTACAAGGTACGGAGGGATTGTTCAAACACAGTTCTGTCCTCGAGCCGCTGAAACCCGTGACTCTGAGATCTGCACCGGGTGACCGACGTAGCAACGGCGTACCTGTTGAGGAGAGAGTTTCTTTCAACGCCGAACAGTGTGCCAGTCCTGTCTGTTAACTGACGACGCCCAGTTTACTCAAACGAGAACTGTCGAATGGAGACGCGTTCGCGCGTCTCGAGCAAATCAACATTCCCGAGCGCTGCTCGCCATTCCGCAGCTTCATCATCGCATGCCAGTGCTGGTTTCAAGagctctctgtttcttccagaAAGAACGGGACGTTACCACGCGTGGCGAAGCTGACAAGACATCAAGGAATGTTTGATCCCCACAAATGGCGATTGTCGaacctcttctctgcgtcatGGAAAGAATTTGCAAAACCTTTCAGACGAAGtgtctcttcacttctcGCACATGtggtctcctctctctttgtgtgCCCGTCTCGCTTCTTGGACTTCAATTTTCTTTCCCCTGATTCATAGACCgttccgtctctcgctgGCGATACTCTTTCCCCCAGGAAGACAGCTTGCTGAGCATGCAAAGCAAATTAAACGAGGCGACGCTGAAGCACTCGCCTCTCGTCCACGACCTCGTCGAACTGAAGAAACGGAACTTGTCAGTCCCTTCagatcttcttcctccagaTGTACGTTCTGCGCCTCGCACTGCGAGCGAAACACTGATGATGCTCTTTTGCCCTTACGcgagaaatgcatgcaccgagACACAGATCACCGTCCGAACACAGCAGGCATGGGACAGCTGCACTCTTGATGTCGGAGCGTTCTGTAGTTCGTTGATTACGCCGCGCGCAAATGGCGCCTGCGAAACAGCCTTAATGATACTGCATGTCGTGAGAGACGTTCTCGGCACTTTACGGGTCGACCATGAATGTGAAGCAATTTTAAAGTTGCGGAAGGTTGAATCAAtacgtttttctgtctcgggAGAGTATCCGAACTCATCAGTGTTTCATGCTGGCGAGCCGACAGTGGACGGTCGGTTCGGACGGGAGAAGGTGAGACTGAATTCTTCGTTGGCTTTGCTTTCTTTGTCGTCAGAGACATCCTtgagtttctttttcttttctgtcgctccGTGCTGCGACACGCATGGTCGCTCCACATGCAGCTATTAACTCTCGCTTTGCTATGCTCTTCACGTCTTTCTGCCATTTTGCGTATTCATCTTTTAATGGTTCTGAGGCCATCTTGCCACATCTTGGGTCCgctgtgtatgtacacctcgtTGGCTTCGTCGCTCGCAGTCTCGACACCGTTGTCGTTTAAATGCTTGTTTCTTGAAAATCTTCGCTGAATGCATGCTgatcgcttctttctctgacgctcttctttgcccctGTGAAGTCTCGGTACGTTGTCTAATGCCCTTCAAGAAACTGTAATACGAGACTGTGCATGCGGTACACCACACCGTCCTGCgtcggaaaaaaaggaagaagaaaagaaggaaggggaggagaagaagaatggcgaagaacaggaagagaggcaaaagagtagatgggagagaggagacagaaaaaagcggaatgcagaaaaaagaggaatgcggtctctgtgtgtttgcAGTTCAACGCGCTCCAATTCAGCCTTCCTGTGGTGAGCGCGCGTGGCTTTTTGCTAGCTCTCTCGGCGGCCGCGAATTCTGTGGCGGAAGATCTCGAATTTCTttgtcgccgtctctctgtcccgAATCTCCCTCATCCTACGCATCCCTTTCGCCTCAAACTCCTCCTCGATGCCTTGGtaagacgaagaaagagattGAGATTTTCTTTCAGCCGACAATAAGGCGCGATGTGCCTTCGTTTACAGAACCAAAAACACCGTGGCGTTTGCCTCGAATCTGCTTGCTTCGCTGTGTGCTGAGGActtccgtcttctcggcCGAACGCGGTCGATGACGCGTCGCAACCTTAGGGGACTTTTGTCAAGAGAGAAGTTGCGAcaggaacgaaagagacacgcgagTCACATGGGGCTTCTGCGCGTCTCCCGCAGAGAAGACTCCTTGCACaacaagaaacaaagactCGGACATGAAGATTCGATGGTTCGACTGTGCATGTGACAGCATCGTCGCTGTGGTGTTTCCTTTcgtgcttcctctccagtgCTTTGCGTGTCATTTCTTTCGGTCTTTTGCGTTACCTCTTCTCTCATTCTCTAGCTCGAAGCAGCTTGCTGTTTGCCCCTGCAGTTCGAGTCCTTCAAACTCCGCAAAGATCCGCACTACGCCCATGACTGGGCGCAGAGGAACTGGCCGCGACTGCAGGCTGCTATGCCAGaacctctctcagagttGTCTGCCGACGTGAGTTTTCCGGAAATGCCAGATGCCAGCCGGTTTTCTGAACGAGCACCGAGACCCAGCTACTCAGATTCACACACTAGCGGACGTGCGTGTGTGCCGTCCTCAGGAGGAGAGTTTCAACTCTTTAGTCAGGATCTGACCCCAATCGAGGACTCTGGCTCCCTGAGTCTGTTTTGCTCGACTCACTTGCATGCGTCAATAACCCTAGACGTATTCTAagtctcgctctgtctctgtgtctctgcctctgtctgcgTATATAGTTAGGTCGACATCAGCACAGATTGACCTACATCTGTGATTCGAGatctcgccttctgtctcccatCTCGCTCGCGCTTCGCTCCATCTCTCGATGTTAGGTCTGTGTCAACATACTTGTGCACTTTGGCgcgcgtccttcttcgcgttttgCATCGGAATGCTGAGGTCTGACacttccgttcttcttcagcggGCTGTTCGCGCCATCCGTTGGTCGACAGATGCGTGACGTTccatttcttttctctctttttgcaGAGCGTAGGCCTTTGGCTCAAGGCGCACTTGGAGCGCGTGATCGAAAACCAACGTGGGCGGCATGCAGACGGCAGAGGTCGTTTGTTAGCCCAGAAATTTCCTctgaagagcgacgaagaagatctGTACTCTCTGGCCGATGATTTCATCTTTGACCACGAGATCGTGGATGAACAATTCTGCGACGAGAGACTCAGCCAGTTCCCCATCGACAAAGCCGGAGAACTGTTTCGAAGAGTCGCGGATTTTTTCGGGGTAAGCGAATGACCGTTTCACTGCGAGGAGGCGAGTGACAAAACAGTCCTTTGCGGTTATAGCCTCGCACCTAACCGACATGGAACAGTTTCAGTGTCGCAGTGTGTGAAACCTAGAACTTATACTCTTGAGCGCTTCCGTGGGGTGGCGGTTACAGCAATCCGCGACcagcaggaagaaagcgcgaagaaagacTTGGTCGCCTGGAAACAGAAAATCAAGGGAACCAGGAAgtcagagagacacggatAGACCAGGACTGGCAGGACGCCTGAAGCACACAGAAAGCTCAAAAGCACGAAGAtgcgaagagacgagaactGATAGAGACACTAGGAAGCATAGACACTCTATTAAGGtaagagcagagagaaagcgaggagcaGTAGAGAGATAGGAAAAACACCAGCACGATACGAAACGGCAGGATGTTACGCAActccagaaaacagaggcatCCCGAAACGCACAGGAAACACGAGAGAGGACAGGCAAGACCTGCATTTTCTTCCGACCTCCTGGGGGTCGAGGGAGGAGTTTGAAGATGCATGAGCGCTGAACTGTACATACAGTCAAAGGtacagaagaagactgagagACAGATGTCAGCACGAGACAAGTCTCACAGAACTGGAAGAGGTGGATAAAGAGGCAAGGGAAGAGACGTAGAGGTCGACTGAGAAAAGTGTAGAGATACAGAgacggaaagggagagaagtcATACGGATACAGAGGAGAACGGGAGCACGCGCTGGCGAAGGAAGGCGCGATCAACGAAGACGCGCAGTTGCGATagcacagaagaagggagacacagaaattTGCTCGACTCAACTCTAGCAACGAATGCAGAATGCAGGTGACTCAGCGGGGCTTGTGACCACAAaagtcgtttttcttgtttctcttcacttttcGTTCTTGTGTCATTTCTCTGTTGTGTTTGCTGTGTAGCTGACGAAAGGACCACAGCCGGCAGTGAACGACGCTGTTGTGGCACAATTTCAAAATCTTGTGTAGTAAGTGTATTTGCTTTCGCATTCAAAGAACTTGGTTCCCTGGACCTCGTAACTGGACTGGCTCTGCCCGTTGAAATTCACCTCGAAACGCCGCTACGCAGAATGAGGAACAGAAGCGGGACTTGTTTACCTGTATCTTTAtacaaatatgcatatatatatatatatatatctgtatttGAATTTTTTTGGGGCGCGTCAAGCGAGACGCAATAAACAGAGAAGTCGACGTTTGTTCCGCGAGGCGCTGCTTTCTTTCCCTGTTGATGGAGAACACTGCGGCAGTGCCGAGAGCCGTCGCAGGGGAGgcgagaacagaaagaagaggtggaggagaagagacctTAGGGGGacgggggaagagaaagggagaagcgaggtgacgaaaaaggaaaagacgacagataagggagaggaaagagaaggtaGAGAAACGATGAGAGCaaagggaagagagcaaagagagagaaaagaggagaggaagaggacttGTGGAGTGTCTCTGATAACCTGCGCGCCGTTGCTGTCTCGTCTGTGTGTTCCTCAGCACTCTGGACGAAATCGGCCTGAGCAACTGGATGAAGATGGATACGCGAGAGGTGTGCACCCAGAGACCGTTAAACGaggcgttttttctctgcacatCTGCCTCAACCTTTTGCAGTTCATGAATTCCTAGATCTTTAGCGGCCAGCGAACGCGCTGCAGGACTGAGAGTTCCGTTATCCAGGGATGGGACACGATTCCATGTACCTCTCTGAGAGATCGGTCTCTGAGGGCAAGCTGCAGCTCCGTTGTCGCGTCTGTGGCTCTTCTTGACTTCATTCGTTTTGCACAGGCTTTGTCTGAGTCTCTGTCAGCTGCGATTCCAGCTTGTCTCAGTTAACGACACAATGAAGTTCTTCGATGTGCCATGGAGCCGGGACAACAGTGTGCGGAgaccgttttctgtctctctcggctgctgCTGGCATTCGTCGGGCTGTCCGGCGAGCCACAGgtctttcgcgtctccggTTTCTTGATACACGTGCTGTGTCCTCATCTCTGATGGAGACTTTTCTTCAACTCCTCAGAGAAGTCGAAGTTTGTGCAAGTCTGCGATTCCGCTTCACCACGCGTAACATGCAGGCTGCGTACCTCTGACTGCTGCGtggcgccttcgtctcccgagCTTCAGTTGGATCTTACAGGTATTGTGTGCATTCGAAGTTCAGATTCGTTTCCTTTGCGCTTTTCCAGATCGAAGAATTTCTGCCCGAAGGAGACCCGCCTTCTTTCGCGGCCTCTCAGCAAGATCTGGATGCTGCTCGCTTGCTTCTGAAAGCTGCAGCGAGGGGAAAGGCGAATCTCCTCGATTTTGAAGCTCTCGACCCCTACAAACTTCTGCATGGATTCGACTTTAAAACGGTGAGATCAGTGGCAACAGATGTCGACCGCCTCTGGCCAAAGGCGGTGCAGAGCGACTCACTTTCTGCACGGAAAATGATGCACAGAGACGACCTTCGTCGGCGAAAAGTGGTATTCAAAAATGGTAAAAAAGCCACCCTCTCGGTGGACCGACAGTGGCAAACAAAGTGACATCTTTCTCTAAGGAACAgggaacagcagagacatCCACCTTTCATTTGAAGAGTCCTTTCGGGCACCGAATTTCTCGTCTCTGGCTGGTGAATCAACTCGCCACACCCGCGTCTGTCCTTTTTAGAGGGACGGGAAAGATCCATTTCTCCGGAGCTCCGTAGCCGTTAGGTGTCTAGACGCCCCAGACGACACAGTGGCGGAAGACGACATGTATCGGCAGGCCGAGAGGAAAGTCACGGAACTGCTTTTGTGTTGTGGTTTTTCAGCTCCTTCATTGTTTTGTATCCACCCGTGTGAGCTGCGTCAAGGAGACCACTTGGGCGGGGGTGTCAAGCAATCGAAAAGCCTTGTTCAAGAACCGGATGCAGCTCCGATCTGGGCCTCCCGTTTTTCTGgagtcgtttttcctgtctctgtttcgagCGGAATTGTTTGATGGCGTTTCGGTGGTAGTGCCCacctgtttccttctccacctttgCACGCGCGCGTGGTTGCTtccgtttcgtttttctctttctgccgtTTTCAGGTCCAAGAGGAGCTCGCAACTCTGCCGCCAAATCCGTTCTTGACCGACGCGGACATCGACGAACTGTTTGACATCACCACAGCGGCAGTTTCGATGAATCAGAGCGAAGTCGctccgtctgcgtcgctgAGGAACTTCAAGGCCAAATTCGGAAGAACGCCCTTAGAGGCGCTGGTGAGTCCCGCAGGAGCCTTTTCGCCTCCAGTGCAGAAACGCGCAGAAATCCACCGCTGAGACAGCACGGAGCAGAGG includes these proteins:
- a CDS encoding 30S ribosomal protein S5, putative (encoded by transcript TGME49_285970), translating into MRCPLAPRRQRRLPRDSSSSVSLFLPHRGSLSLSSAFSPSFRRSPCPRSSPCLASSVPPSRLFSSASPNDSRLALKKPLSPSFSSPFAFSRYTRDPELRHLTSTSRVQAPLPLRRCAAPVASLASSPCLSSSRASSASLSPCSLASLGSRSSPFCGGSRRGGERPPCERRASAGCGAAANSFSSAPRPSRLSPSSPFFPSGLGCSSSPAHRARVAGPRLPLRSAFVALFPGQPTRTLCFPAASSALSFSAQPSPPTASASSFQSPRRLHNSHQARVLRRRHVYRDKHLDHVPTERARQLAEQRSAFELPRGTGEPLQGGSRFPGGVMAPHLRVKLEKEKFLRDCMREQENLAALFTETEKETLLGRRGDSRESHEEEPATREAEKQTSEGGKSDEAGKDGGKQEDKQGAAPFGRKLQELESFVGSALRTYRLLRPHALPFYKEDSLLSMQSKLNEATLKHSPLVHDLVELKKRNLSVPSDLLPPDFNALQFSLPVVSARGFLLALSAAANSVAEDLEFLCRRLSVPNLPHPTHPFRLKLLLDALFESFKLRKDPHYAHDWAQRNWPRLQAAMPEPLSELSADSVGLWLKAHLERVIENQRGRHADGRGRLLAQKFPLKSDEEDLYSLADDFIFDHEIVDEQFCDERLSQFPIDKAGELFRRVADFFGLTKGPQPAVNDAVVAQFQNLVYTLDEIGLSNWMKMDTREIEEFLPEGDPPSFAASQQDLDAARLLLKAAARGKANLLDFEALDPYKLLHGFDFKTVQEELATLPPNPFLTDADIDELFDITTAAVSMNQSEVAPSASLRNFKAKFGRTPLEALLDSEEKFLTSAGPVDWLKDEDENGEAFVSWRWKRPAQTVYDAEKGMFVREREGVDPLIKLHELRQTLLSVSRMMSMNKQGRVYYFRAIVAVGNGRGLFGIGIAFGPSPKEARSNAALAAIQNLDHIDFDVGRTLTTPVHGSEYSAHVKIVPRPLGKGLKSNLRYLPLLYLMGIDNCRVSFYGPSASARWFTRAKALKRALEQLQSRRTLANATGQKYDLLVAPGEHWMHWPDRWFRPISTEYARMLERIKKKRPPSYRRGFRAAIDEVIPEEIRPEFTPYTWKSPLQKWAEELKRKRLTSHNVYETEVFLHPPAQSSSPS